The genomic window ATCTGGAAAGCGTGCGGACATTGGAAGCCAAGTTGAAAGCGATTCGTTTGGACGGTCATCCCGCCGCCCGCGTCGCGCACACGCTCAGCATCGCCGACGTCGACGCCGCCTCGGCGCGATCGGACAACCCGCTGATCCGGCTGGCCTCTCCCGACATCCGGCTGACCCGAATGCGCGGCATCCTGCCATCGTTTACGCGAGCCCTATTGATGCCGCCGAGCGTCACCGAACCGCGTTACCTGCGGATCATGCTGCGAAGCCCCGAAGACCTCTCGACCGAAGCCAAGACGGCTTTGATCACGGCCGTCGAAGATGCCGTTTTCGAACATACGCACAGCGAGACCTGGCAAGCGCTGCTGGCCGACGAACCGACGGCGGGCAACGGAGCCCGAGTCACCGGTTACTACGTGCTGTTGGCCCGCTTGGTCAACAGCCTGCTGAGCGACCAATGGACCTGTCTGGGAATTGCTGCCGCAGCCGTGTTTGTCGTTTTGTTGCTAGCCACCGGCAAGATCAGCTGGGCCTTGCTGGCCATGATCCCCAACCTGCTGCCGGTGCTGGCCACGCTGTCGGTGCTGGGGTGGCTGGGCATCCCTTTGAACATGGGCGGCGCGATGATTGCCGCCGTTTCGATCGGGCTGACCATCGACGGCTCGATCCACTTCCTGGCATCCTATCGCCGCAGTCGCCGACGCTACGGGCGGACGGGCCGGGACGCGGTGCTGCGAGCTCAGTCGCGAGTGGGGATGGCGATCATCCTCTCGACGATCGCCCTGGTGGCGGGCTTCAGCGTGCTGACCAGCAGCTCCTTCGTGCCCACGGCCACCTTCGGCTGGCTGCTGTCGGCGGCCATGCTGCTGGGCATGCTGAGCAACCTAATACTAATGCCAGTGTTGCTATCAAAGTAAAAGTAGCATGGGTCCCCGGCCCGTGTAAAAGGAGCATGGGTGAGCGGCCCGTGTCCGCAAAACCCGCAAGCCACTCCACGGTTGCACACCGGCTGTTCGTTCATGCTACGTGCGGTGCTTCTACACGGGCCGGGGACCCATGCTACGTACGCTGCGCTTCTACACGGGCCGGGGACCCATGCTACGTACGTTGCGATTCTACACGGGCCGGGGGCCCATGCTACTTTTTTGGTCTCGATTGCTCTTCCCCCCGCGACCGCTTTTTTGAAACACTCGGCGCCGCAGTTTAGATCATCAAAATACAGACAGGGTTATTATTATGATGCGTAGCTTAATGGTATTGGGCGCGTTGGGCGTGGTGGGGTTCATGGCCGGCTGGTTTACGATCAACCGCGACGAGGGCCGTACGACGATTGAAATCAACCGTGATGAGATCCGCAACGATGCCCGGCAAGCGGTCGACCGCGGCAAGGAATATCTGGAGCAACGGCGGCAGCAACAAGCCGCGGCTCAGCAAAACGCCGGCGGCCAACCGTCGCCCTGGAACCCACAAGCGGCTCCTTGGGATCAACAAGCCGGCACAGCGCCCCAACAACCCGCGCCGTGGAACCAACAAACCGGCACGTATCCACCGGCTGCGGTGCCCGGACCCTACGCCGCCGATCAGGGCCAATATCCTCAAGCCAACGGTTATCAGGCGCCCGCCTACAACCAACCACCGGCTTACAACCAACCGGCCGGCTACACGCAACCTCCCGCTGCCGGTAGTGCTCCTTGGAATCCGGCGCCGCCGGCCAACAACAACTGGCAAGCCATCCCCGCCGGATACCAGAACGGTCAGCCGAACGTACGTTAGGGCTCGTAGCCGAAGTCGCCAAGACTTTGGAAACGCGGGGCAAGCCTCCAAACTCTGGCGAGTTCGGCTACGGCAGAACGCAGCGTCCAAACTCTGGCGAGTTCGGCTACGGCGGAACGCAGCGTCCAAACTCTGGCGAGTTCGGCTACGGCGGAGGGGACACAGTCAGGCTGGAAAGCCTAACGTACCTGCCGTAGTTGCTTGATGCCTTGCTCCAATGCGGCTCCGAATAGGCCGGCATCGCTGCCGTAGAACATCAGCTGGATGCCCAGCTGCATGTATCGCTCGACCGATCCCAGCGGCGGCCACCAGGGCATGCCCGGAGCCACGTTCGCCGCTCGGCAGACCCGACAAACCTCGGCCACCGCATCGATAAAGCGTTGGTCGTCGTACTGCTCGGGGATGCCCATGTTGCAGGTCAGGTCATGCGGCCCTAACAACGTTCCATCCACGCCTTCGACCGCAACCAACTGCGCCAAGTCATCCACCGCCCGCTGCGATTCCACTTGAATCAACAGCACATTGTTGCGGCAGCGCTGACGGCTGTACGTCTCGAGCGCCGATTCAAACACTTGTCCGCCCAGTCGTTCGGCCAGACGGTGACCTTTGAGCGGTCGATGTTTGGTGGCTCCCACCAATTGCCGCACCTGTTCGAGCGTTTCGATATAGGGCGCGATCACTCCCGTCGCCCCATCGTCAAGCGCCATGCAAGCCTGATAGGGATCCGGGGCAGGAATTCGCACCAACGACGCGATCCCAGCGGCCCCGAAAGCGCGACACATCCAAGCCACTTCGCGGCGATCAAGCGGCGTGTGTTCGGTATCGATAAACACCGCGTCGACGCCGGCCGCGGAAACCAGCGGCAGCCACTGCGGAGCGGCGGTGGTCAGCATCGTCCCCAGCAGCGTTTGCCCACCGCGAAGGCGGTCGGCAAACGATTGCGAAGGTTGCGAATCAGCAGTGGAATCAGGCATTGAGGTTCGCCGTTACGTCGGTGCGATACGCCGCCACGGCGGGCAGCAGGCCGGCCAGGGCGGCCAAGCCCAACACCAGGGGTAGGATGACTAGTTCGTAGGGCGAAGTGGAAAACAAACCGGGTTGGACGCCGGTCTGCTCTTCGATGTAGCCACCGGAAAGCCAGATGCCCACGTGGGCCAGCATCCATCCCGCGGCGCCCCCGATGACGGCGATCAACAGGCTTTCCAACAGGATCACGCTGGTCACCGTATCGCGGCGGGCGCCCAGGGCTCGCATCACCGCGATATCGCGTTTTCGATCGTTCATCGAGTTGTAGATACTGACCAGAATGCCCACGGCCGCAACGATGCAGGTGATCACCGTGATGATCATCAGCGCGGTCAGCAACGGCGCCACGATCAGGTTCATCAACTTATTGATCTCCAGCACCGGCGCGGCGGCTTGCGCGTAGATATCTTCGTTGACCACATTCTGGATCTGCGGACCGAACAGCGGGTTGCCGGTTCGGATCAGGATGCTGGTGACTTCACGTTGCCGGATCGACAGCGGTTTAAACTTCGCCGGCCCCTCGGCGGACTCATCGGCTTCCGCCTCCGCGTCGACTTTCTCCTGCTCGGTCAGCTCTTCTTCATCAATCGGTTTGGCGTGACCGCCCATCAGGTAAAAACCTTCCAGGTTGACGATCGCCACCCGGTCATTGGGCGTCCCGGTGGGTTCCATCACGCCCACGATGGTAAAGCCCAATTCGTGGCCGTGGCCGGTGGGATCGCCGTGGGTGGGAAAGAATTCATCGCCGATGCCGACGTTCATTTCCTGTGCCACTCGCGAACCGACGACGGCTTCGAAATATCCGTGCTCTTCGGAATGGTGCTCGATGGCGCGGCCGGCGGAAAATTTGAAAGGTTTGTCGACGTCCAAGCCATAGCGGAGTTCTTCGAAGAAAGCCGGCGTGGTACCCACGACTCGGAATTGTCCAAAGTAATCGCCCAGAGCCAGCGGGATGGCAAACCCGCCCCGTACATAGGCGCTGTAGGCCCCGTCACGTTCGGCCAATTCAGCCGGTCCGCCGTAGCTCGCCACCTGCTCGGCGCGTTGTTCCTTGCTAAGGAACTCCATGTACTGCGTGTAGGGCAGGTTTTCGATGGGTTGGCTGAGGTAATAGACGCTGTTGAGCGTCAGTTGCAGCGGACTGCCCTTGGGACCAACGACCAGGTTATAGCCCACCGAAGCGTTGCGTTGGAAAGCGTCCGAGACGATCCCATAGACGGCTAATACGGCCACCGTGAGGGCCACGCCCAGAGCCAGCGAGATGGTCGTCAGCACACTCGACAGCGAGCGTTGCTGAAAGTTTCGCCAGGCGATTTGAAGAATATTCATCAGTGCGTCGCTCCCGCAGCCGCTTTGAAGGCCAGATTGATGTCGGCCAGATTTTCCACGCGATCAAACTGATCCGCGACGTCCATGGTATGGGTCACCAACAACAATCCGATCTGCTCGTCCCGGCAGGTTTCTCGGATCAAGTCGATGACCTGTTGTTGGCTGGCCGGATCGACATTCGCCGTCGGCTCGTCGGCCAACAGCAGCCGCGGCTTGGAAGACAAAGCGCGAGCGATGGCGACGCGTTGCTGTTGTCCGACGGATAACTGTGAGGGTCGGTAGTCGGCGCGATCGGCCAAGCCCACACGATCGAGCAATTCATGCGCTCGCGCCAAATCGTGCCGGCCGCTGGCGAAGCTCATCCCCAGCCGCACGTTTTCCAACGCGGTAAAGCCGGACAGCAAGTTGAAGGTTTGAAACACGTACCCCAACATCGATGCACGATAGCGGTCGCGGCCCGCTTCGCTCAATTCGGTCAGTTCGATGTCGCCCACACGGATCGAACCCTCGTCGGGGGTGGTCAAACCCGCGATCAGGTGCAACAGGGTCGTTTTGCCGCCCCCGCTGCGTCCGATCAATACGGCTTGTTCGCCGGCGGCGATATCAAATTGGGGAACGTCCAGCACCGGCAGCCGACCGCCACCGGGCTGCGCGAAGGACTTTTTCACCGCGCGGATATTTAGTAAAGCTGGGGTACTCATTTGCGACCTCTCATCGCGCGTTGCAGGCCGCGTTGGGTATCACGATCTTTGATGGCTTGACGTTTATCATGCAGTTGCTTTCCTTTGACCAACCCCATCACACATTTGGCGATGCCGCGAGCGTTGAAGTACACACGCAGTGGAATCAGGGTCAGGCCACGTTCTTTCGCCTTTAATCCAAAGGCATCCAGTTCACGTTTATGGACCAACAGTTTGCGGGGCCGACGGGGGTCATGGTTCCACATTCCCGCATTGGCGTAGTGGCTGATATCGGCGCCGATCAACCACAACTCGTCTTTTTGAAAGCGAATGTAGGCTTCGTCGAGCGACAGTTTGCCATCCCGCATGGCTTTGACCTCGCTGCCCATCAACATCATGCCACATTCCAGCGAATCGATGATCTCGTAGCGATGACGAGCCTTACGATTCTCCGAAACGATGGTCGTGGTCGGCTCTTTGGCCTTGTTGCCCTTCTTGGATTTTTCCGACTTCTTGGATTTTTTTGACTTGTTCTTTTTTGGCATTAGCGGCAAACCGGCTGCGGAGGTGACGGCAGAGGGGCGTTGATTGTAGCCTGCCAGGCCGCTAACGCCGACCGCCGCAACCACAACACCGAGCCGCGAACTGCAGGTACTTCGCCCCGGCAGGCGTTTTGGTTCGCTGGATTCGACAACTAACGCAAAACGCTGAGGGTTACTACAATGGGAGCTGCCGTTCTACTCGTGCCCAGGCTCCGCCTGGACACGCATTGCAAGGGAGGCTCTGCCTCCCAGCGGTCGCGGAGCAGGCGGAGCCTGCAAGACAGTGGGTTACCAGGCGGAGCCTGGGAACCAGTTGACTGAGTGTCCCTAGGCTACGTTTTTACCAATTTCCTTCATAGAGGTTTTGATGGCTTTTCGCTTGCCCGTCGTCGCCGAACCCGAGATGCCCACCGGCACGGTCACCACCGCTAGCGGCCGCTTGCCGCGGTGGCTGAAGCGGCCCGTGCCCAAAGGCAATGTCAATCACCTGACATCGGAATTGCTGGAAGAACTGCGGCTGGAAACGGTTTGCGAGAACGCCAAGTGCCCCAACCGCATGGAGTGTTACAGCCAACAGACGGCCACCTTCATGATCTTGGGCAACGTTTGCACGCGGCCCTGCGGATTTTGTGCCGTGCATCGCGGGCGTCCGCCTCAATTGCCCGAAGCCGACGAACCGCAGCGGGTGGCCGAAGCGGCCGCGCGGCTGGGCCTGAAACATGTGGTCATCACCAGTGTGACCCGTGACGACCTGCCCGATGGGGGTGCCGATCATTTCTACCAATGCATCCTGGCCGTCCGCGAGCGGACCGGAGCCAGCGTGGAAGTGCTAACGCCCGACTTCGTACAGTGCAAAGACGCGTTGGCGCGGGTCGTGGAAGCGGAACCGGAAGTTTTTAATCACAACATGGAAACGGTCAGCCGGCTGTATCGCCGCGTCCGGGGTCCCAAGAGCGACTACAGCTGGACCCTGGAAATGCTCCGCCGGGTCCGCGAAATGAACCCCGCGGTCCGCACCAAGAGCGGCTTGATGCTGGGTTTGGGCGAACAGCGCGACGAGTTGCTTGATGCCCTGGCCGACCTTCGCAGCCACAACGTCGACTTCCTCACCCTGGGCCAATACCTGCAGCCGGGCGACAAGTATTTGCCGGTCGTGCGCTATGTCCCGCCGGAAGAATTTGAGGAACTGGGCGAGATCGCCAAGCAGATGGGATTCAAAAAAGTTGCCAGCGGCCCCTTCGTCCGCAGCAGCTACCACGCCCGCGACATGGCCGAAACCGACTGACTCGCTTCCCCTCTATCGCCTGGACGTTTATCTTAGCGAGCTGGGCCTGTCAAGTTTTTGGCGCGAATTGGATGCTGACGTGTCGTCAATGCCGTTCGCCTAGGGGACACTATTCGGTCCTTCACCGGTGCGATGAGCGAAATTCTGTTCCATTACAAACGGCCCGACCCAGCAACCTGGGTTTACCTATCGTCATTTCTGACGATCGGGCTGTTCTTCGTGTTCCATCGCTTCTGGAGCATCCGTAACCTCGACATCCTGCTGCTGTTGCTGCTGGCTCCGGGGCTACTGATGGTGCACGACGGTCGCCGCGCCGAATTCCAGGCCTCCGAAGCCAAGGCGGCCGCCGAAGTTCTACTGCCGACGACCGACGAAGCCGGCGCCGCCATCGACTTTGCCGATCCCGACGCTGACCAGGTGCCGGCCGAATTGAGCGGCCCGCTACGTCAGCGACGCGACGCGATCGAGGCTGTCGAAGATGCCCGCGGGCTGCAACTCCGCGGCTTTATCTGGTTGCTGGGGATCCAAATCCTGATTCTCCTGCGATTATTGCTCGACGCCGCCATGGTGCGCCGACCGCTGCTGGCTCCCAACCTGACCACCGGTGGGCTGTTCTTCATCGGCGTCTCGCTGCTGATTTTCCTGATGGCGAATGTCATCACCAGCACGGCTCGGCAACAACTGGAACAGGGCCCGGAACTGAGTCGCGCCGGATATCCGTTGATGCAAGCCCTGCCGGCCCTGCCCACCCGCACCGAATCATACGGTCACCTGACGCCCGCAGCGGCGAACGAGCCAGCCACCGCGGAAGCGACGCCGCCACGAGCCGGCGCCGTGATCGCTCGCATCCTGGTGATTGCCGCCCATATCGCCGTATTGGTCGGCATCGTGCTGATCGGCTACCGGCATTTTGGCAACCTGCGAGCTGGAGCGGGTTGTGCGCTGCTGTATTTAATGTTGCCCTATACGGCTCAGATGACCGGCCGTGTCGATCACGTCATGCCGGCGGCGATGCTGGTGTGGGCGGTATTGATGTATCGTCGCCCGCTGATTGCCGGCATCTTTTTGGGCTTGGCCGCCGGCCTGGTTTATTACCCGCTGTTCCTGCTGCCGCTGTGGATCAGTTTCTATTGGCAGCGGGGACTGAAACGCTTCAACATCGGCGTCCTGGTGACGATCGGCGTGCTGATGCTGTGCCTCAGCCTGGGCGGATCCGAAGAACTGGGCACCCGGCTTCGACAGATGTTCGGACTGTGGTTACCGCGCAGCGAAAACCTGCAAGGCGTCTGGGGGCTGGGCTGGTTTGCGATTTGGCGACTGCCGGTACTGGTCGCCTTCCTGTTGCTGGCGGGCTTCTATTCGGTCTGGCCGGCGCAGAAAAACCTGGGCACCCTGATCAGCTGCTCGGCCGCCCTGATGGTGGCCGCGCAGTTCTGGCACGGCTACGGCGGTGGTTTGTACATCGCTTGGTTCCTGCCCTTGTTGCTGTTAACTATCTTCCGTCCCAACCTCGAAGATCGTGTGGCGTTGAAAGTGATTGGTGGCAGTTCCTTGCCCAGCGGTCGGCGCGCGCCTGATTCCCAGACCGAGGCTGCTTAGATGCGGCCTTTGCGAGAGAGCTTCCGTGCCTGACACTGCCCCTGCGCCTCCCTCTGCCGATCAACCTGACGCGGGTTGCCAAGCGGCGATGCAACGATACACCGCCAGACTGGACGAACTGAGCCGGCAACGCGACCAGTGTAAACAAGTCGACCGACGCTGGCACATGGCTCGCCTGGCGGCCTTTTTCATCGCCGGCGGATGCCTGTTTTTCGGTTACGTCAACGCCGACCTTGTGGGCCTGGTGTACATCGGCTGGCTGGGCGTGCTGGCTTTCCTGGTCGCAATCACGGTCCATCAACGCGTCCGCGATCAGCTGGAAGAAATCCGTCGCGCCCGTTCGATTCAACGACGCCTGCTGTCACGGCTGCAACGACGTTGGGATCGGCTGCCGCTGTGGCACCCCAGCGAACAGTGGATGGCGGAAAATGATGTCTCGGCCGACGTCGCGGATGACCTAGACCTGTTCGGCCGCGGTTCGCTGTTCCAATTGGCTTCCCTGGCCTCGACCGGCCCGGGACTGAGAACCCTGGCGCAGTGGTTGGGCGGCCCGGCCGAAAGCGAATCGGCCGATGCCCGCGCCGAAGCCATCGACGCGATGGCACCGCTGCGCGAGGAACGCGAGGCGTTTTACTTGCTGGCCAAACGCGCGGCCGACGGCACGGCCGAACCGGACCGATTTGTCGAGTGGGCCGGTGGCGGAACTTATCTGGACAGCCGATCCTGGCTGCGGACCTGGGCTCGCCTCTCGCCGATCGTGCTGCTGGCCGGGGTAATCATCGGGGTTGTCACCGCCAGCCTCCCCACACTGCTTGTGTTGGGCGGCGGAGTGGTACTGATCAATGTGCTGCTGACGGTGCTGCATCTGGGCCCGATCCACGACATCTTTTCGGTCGCGCTCAGCGGCCGCGGAGACGTGGAAGGTTACACCCAACTGTTCGGCACCGCCGAACATCTGCCCGATCACCCCGACAGCCTGCGAGCGATCAAACAAACGCTCGTTGACGACCCAGACCATAGCGCCGTGGTCGCCCTGCGGCAGTTGCAGTCGGCCGCCACGATGGCATCGCTGCGTCATTCCGGACTGCTGTTTATCCTGTATGTGATCCTGCAAGCGGTAGCCCTGTGGGACATCCATGTCCTGGCCGCTTTGGAAAAATGGCAAAACCGTCACGGCGACAACGCGGCTCGCTGGTTCAAAGCCCTGGGATCCCTGGAAGCCTTCATGTCGCTGGCAGCGCTTCGCGACGAGTACCCCAACTGGGCACGAGCTACCTGGATGGATTCGAGCGACGATTGCCAGGTCACAGCCACGCGGATGGGACACCCCTTGCTGACCGACGCCGAACGCGTGCTGAACGATGTCTCGGTCGGACCGCCCGGCACGGTGCTGCTGGTAACCGGATCGAACATGTCGGGTAAAAGCACAATGCTGCGGTCGGTGGGCTTGAACGTGATGCTGGCCTCGGCCGGCGCACCGGTCTGTGCCGCGGCCCTGCAACTACCGTCCCTGGAACTGTCGACCAGTATCCGCGTCCGCGACAGCGTGCGTGAAGGCGTGTCGTTCTACATGGCCGAACTCAAACGCCTCCGCATCGTCGTCGAACACGCCCGCGCCCTGCGGTCGCGCCAGGACCGCCGCGTGCTGTACCTGCTGGACGAAATCCTCCAAGGCACCAACAACCGCGAACGCCAAATTGCCGTCGCGCGAGTGCTGGGCCACCTGATCGACACCGGCGCGATCGGCGCCATCAGCACCCACGATCTGGACCTGGCCGACGACCCCTTGTTGCAGAGCGTCGCGCATCCGGTGCACTTCCGTGAAACCATCCAGCAAGACGCCGAGGGCCGCGACACGATGACCTTCGACTACGTGATGCGAGAGGGCGTGACGCCCACCACCAATGCCCTGCGCCTGCTGGAAATGGTCGGTTTGGGCGAAGAGTAGCTGGTTAACTGGCGTCTCCTGCGGAGAGACCTGGACTTAGCAGCACTGCACCCTCCCCGCTCGTTCCTCGCGACCCTCCCGGGGGGAGGGTGCAATGCTACGAGGTCAGGCGTCTCCTGCGGCAACGAGTTAAACTAGGGCGAAATCTCAAATCTCAAATCTCAAATCTCAAATCTCAAATCTCAAATCTCAAATCTCAAATCTCAAATCTCAAATCCAAATCTGCCATGCCCCTCCGCCCCGCCCTGCTGGCTGCGTTTGTTTGTCTCTGCCCGCTGCTTGCCGTTGCCGAGGACTGGCCGCAATGGATGGGTCCGCAACGCGACAATGTGTGGCGTGAGTCGGGCATCATCGACGCGTTTCCGGCCGAGGGACCTCGCATCCTGTGGCGGACACCGGTCGCCGGCGGCTACTCCGGACCGGCGGTCGCCAACGGACGCGTCTACCTGACCGACTACGTCACCGACGATGAAGTCCAAGTGGACAACTTTAATCGCGGATCGTTCTCGGGCAGCGAGCGCGTGCTCTGCCTGGACCAGGCCACCGGCAAAGTGCTGTGGAAACACGAGTATCCGGTGACCTACGGTATCTCCTACCCCAGCGGCCCGCGGTGCACGCCCACGATCAGTGAGGGCAAAGTTTATACGCTGGGCGCCGAAGGCCATCTGTTCTGTTTCGACGCCATGTCGGGGGCCGTGCAATGGTCCCAGAATTTGCCGCAGACCTACAACGCAAAAACGCCGCTGTGGGGCTACGCCGCGCATCCGCTGATCGATGGCCCGCAACTGATCGTGATCGCCGGCGGCAACGGCAGTCACGCCGTGGCTTTGAACAAACAGACCGGCAAGGAAATCTGGCGCCACGGCAACGCTTCCGAACAAGGCTACTCCCCGCCCTCGATCATCGAAGCGGGAGGCGTGCGGCAGCTGATCCTGCTGCACCCTTCAGCACTCGAATCGGTCAATCCCGAAACCGGCGAAGCTTACTGGTCGTTCGATTACGAAGCCACCAACGGCTCGGTGATCATGACCCCGGTGCACCAT from Roseimaritima ulvae includes these protein-coding regions:
- a CDS encoding MutS-related protein — protein: MPDTAPAPPSADQPDAGCQAAMQRYTARLDELSRQRDQCKQVDRRWHMARLAAFFIAGGCLFFGYVNADLVGLVYIGWLGVLAFLVAITVHQRVRDQLEEIRRARSIQRRLLSRLQRRWDRLPLWHPSEQWMAENDVSADVADDLDLFGRGSLFQLASLASTGPGLRTLAQWLGGPAESESADARAEAIDAMAPLREEREAFYLLAKRAADGTAEPDRFVEWAGGGTYLDSRSWLRTWARLSPIVLLAGVIIGVVTASLPTLLVLGGGVVLINVLLTVLHLGPIHDIFSVALSGRGDVEGYTQLFGTAEHLPDHPDSLRAIKQTLVDDPDHSAVVALRQLQSAATMASLRHSGLLFILYVILQAVALWDIHVLAALEKWQNRHGDNAARWFKALGSLEAFMSLAALRDEYPNWARATWMDSSDDCQVTATRMGHPLLTDAERVLNDVSVGPPGTVLLVTGSNMSGKSTMLRSVGLNVMLASAGAPVCAAALQLPSLELSTSIRVRDSVREGVSFYMAELKRLRIVVEHARALRSRQDRRVLYLLDEILQGTNNRERQIAVARVLGHLIDTGAIGAISTHDLDLADDPLLQSVAHPVHFRETIQQDAEGRDTMTFDYVMREGVTPTTNALRLLEMVGLGEE
- a CDS encoding ABC transporter ATP-binding protein gives rise to the protein MSTPALLNIRAVKKSFAQPGGGRLPVLDVPQFDIAAGEQAVLIGRSGGGKTTLLHLIAGLTTPDEGSIRVGDIELTELSEAGRDRYRASMLGYVFQTFNLLSGFTALENVRLGMSFASGRHDLARAHELLDRVGLADRADYRPSQLSVGQQQRVAIARALSSKPRLLLADEPTANVDPASQQQVIDLIRETCRDEQIGLLLVTHTMDVADQFDRVENLADINLAFKAAAGATH
- a CDS encoding ABC transporter permease; this encodes MNILQIAWRNFQQRSLSSVLTTISLALGVALTVAVLAVYGIVSDAFQRNASVGYNLVVGPKGSPLQLTLNSVYYLSQPIENLPYTQYMEFLSKEQRAEQVASYGGPAELAERDGAYSAYVRGGFAIPLALGDYFGQFRVVGTTPAFFEELRYGLDVDKPFKFSAGRAIEHHSEEHGYFEAVVGSRVAQEMNVGIGDEFFPTHGDPTGHGHELGFTIVGVMEPTGTPNDRVAIVNLEGFYLMGGHAKPIDEEELTEQEKVDAEAEADESAEGPAKFKPLSIRQREVTSILIRTGNPLFGPQIQNVVNEDIYAQAAAPVLEINKLMNLIVAPLLTALMIITVITCIVAAVGILVSIYNSMNDRKRDIAVMRALGARRDTVTSVILLESLLIAVIGGAAGWMLAHVGIWLSGGYIEEQTGVQPGLFSTSPYELVILPLVLGLAALAGLLPAVAAYRTDVTANLNA
- the lipA gene encoding lipoyl synthase, with product MAFRLPVVAEPEMPTGTVTTASGRLPRWLKRPVPKGNVNHLTSELLEELRLETVCENAKCPNRMECYSQQTATFMILGNVCTRPCGFCAVHRGRPPQLPEADEPQRVAEAAARLGLKHVVITSVTRDDLPDGGADHFYQCILAVRERTGASVEVLTPDFVQCKDALARVVEAEPEVFNHNMETVSRLYRRVRGPKSDYSWTLEMLRRVREMNPAVRTKSGLMLGLGEQRDELLDALADLRSHNVDFLTLGQYLQPGDKYLPVVRYVPPEEFEELGEIAKQMGFKKVASGPFVRSSYHARDMAETD
- a CDS encoding HpcH/HpaI aldolase family protein; translated protein: MPDSTADSQPSQSFADRLRGGQTLLGTMLTTAAPQWLPLVSAAGVDAVFIDTEHTPLDRREVAWMCRAFGAAGIASLVRIPAPDPYQACMALDDGATGVIAPYIETLEQVRQLVGATKHRPLKGHRLAERLGGQVFESALETYSRQRCRNNVLLIQVESQRAVDDLAQLVAVEGVDGTLLGPHDLTCNMGIPEQYDDQRFIDAVAEVCRVCRAANVAPGMPWWPPLGSVERYMQLGIQLMFYGSDAGLFGAALEQGIKQLRQVR
- the smpB gene encoding SsrA-binding protein SmpB, with translation MPKKNKSKKSKKSEKSKKGNKAKEPTTTIVSENRKARHRYEIIDSLECGMMLMGSEVKAMRDGKLSLDEAYIRFQKDELWLIGADISHYANAGMWNHDPRRPRKLLVHKRELDAFGLKAKERGLTLIPLRVYFNARGIAKCVMGLVKGKQLHDKRQAIKDRDTQRGLQRAMRGRK
- a CDS encoding outer membrane protein assembly factor BamB family protein, translating into MPLRPALLAAFVCLCPLLAVAEDWPQWMGPQRDNVWRESGIIDAFPAEGPRILWRTPVAGGYSGPAVANGRVYLTDYVTDDEVQVDNFNRGSFSGSERVLCLDQATGKVLWKHEYPVTYGISYPSGPRCTPTISEGKVYTLGAEGHLFCFDAMSGAVQWSQNLPQTYNAKTPLWGYAAHPLIDGPQLIVIAGGNGSHAVALNKQTGKEIWRHGNASEQGYSPPSIIEAGGVRQLILLHPSALESVNPETGEAYWSFDYEATNGSVIMTPVHHGNLLYGGGFKQKNILVELDQSTPTAEVLWQDERKMGLSPVNVQPFVEAGTMYGFDEDGALYGVELSSGKRLWKSTAPLQTERPLRTGTAFMVRNGKNVWMFTEQGDLLITRLTSEGYEEIDRAKVIEPTNVAFGRRVVWAAPAWAGGRAYLRNDKECICVELSTR